Genomic DNA from Pseudodesulfovibrio sp. JC047:
TAATTCCTGACCCGATCCATCCAGACCGGCCAGGCCGATACATTCACCGGGACGGGCCGTGAAGTTCAAATTACCCATGGAATATTTCGGTCCGGCGAACAAGGTGTTCCGCAAGGTGAGTCGCGGGGGAACGTCATCCGATGGGACGTCTGGCAATGCGGCGATTTCGCCATCCGCAGCGTCGCCGAACATGAGATGGACCAGTTCCTTTTCGTCATAGGGCGGTTCAAGTGTCGCCACCAGTGCGCCCTGTCGCATGATGAAAATGGAGTCCGCCATTTCAAAGGCTTCGGAGAGTTTGTGGGTGACGAGGATGATGGTGTGCCCCTCTTCCTTGGCCAGCTTCATGAGCAGGTCGAAAAGGTCCTGTTTCTGTTCCGGGGTAATGCCAGTGGTCGGCTCATCCAGAATGAGCGTGGTCGCACCGAGATCGAGCAGCCGGAGCAGTTCGAGCAATTGGCGTTCGCCCACAGTGAGGGATGAGACCGGCTCGTCCGGCAGGAAGCAGGCGTCCAGCCGATAGGACAGCTCGCCGATGACGTCCACCACTTCCTGTTTGGACCGTTTGGGCGCACCAAGCTGGAAGTTTTCCCACACAGGCATGGCTGGGAAGTCGAGTGGGTCCTGATAGAGCATCCCCACACCTTTTTCCCGAGCCAGAGACGGCGTCAGATAGGAGATGGTTTCCCCGCCGATATCCAGTGTGCCGGACGTGGGACGGGTATGGCCTGCCAACACGCGCATGAGAGTGGACTTTCCAGCCCCATTCTCACCCACGAGGGCGTAAATGCGGCCGGGTTCGAGTGTCAGGCTGATGCCGTCGTTGGCCCGAACCCGGCCGTAGTGTTTATGTATGTCTTTGAGGACTATCATTGTGTCCTGAGCCGATGTGATCGGCTATTTGGCGGAAGAGATGCCTTCCATGCCTTCCAGCAGTTGGTCCATGTACCAGATCTGTTTGTCAGTCGCTTTTTCGCCTGCTTTCAGGAAGGGAGTGCCGTCCTGATAATTGAGCGGGCCGGTGAAAAGCTCAAGTTTGCCGGAACCGAGATCTGCGACAAAGGTATCCAGTGCCTTTTGTGTTTCAGCGGTCATGCCTTCGCCGGGCATGAATCCGACCAGGGATTTGTCTTGATTGTTGATGTCTTCCCAATACGGGGATTCCCAGACAAAACCAGGTTTGTAGGTGCCGTTAACTACTTCCTGAGCAATGCGCAGGAAGCTCGGACCCCAGTTGAAATAGGGAACGCCGAGACAGACATCGCCCTGGCCTTCACAGGCTTTTTCATAATCATACGGCAAGGCCCAGACTTTTTTGCCAGCGGCTTTGCGTTGTTTGGCAACAGTCACGACTTCCGGGGTATCGATACCGGAGATGAGGACGTCACAGCCCGAATCGAACAGCGAACCAGCGACCTGGGTCGGGTCGGAAGTGACACCGGGAATGTTGAACCAGAAACCGATCCATTTGACGTTGAAGGACAGGTCCTTCAGATCTTTGCCTCGGACGTGAGTCCAGGCATAGGCTGCGCCGAGATAGGCGGAGGACATGAGGCGACGGGTTTCTTCGTTGACCAGCGGGCCAACCACACCGATCTTGCCGGTCTGAGTGGTCATGGCAGCGGTGAATCCGGCCATCATTTTGGAATATTCCATTTTGCCGAAGAAGTTGCCGAGATTTTTGGGAGCTTTGCCACTCCAGACGGAGTCGCCGGAAGTGTGGACGAATGTTTTATCGGGATGCATGGCAGCGGCTTCGAGGATACCGTCTTTCATGTCGTCGGAACCAGCGATAATCAGGTCAGCGCCTTTTTCCACGAGGTCATCAACAATTTGCGGAACGGTCAGGCCTGGACGGTCTCCGGGATTGACCTTGTCGAGATAGATCAGCTTGGCTCCATCCATGTGGGCTTCGACGTATTTGCCGCCTTCGTACTGGGCTTGGCTGTATCCTTTATCATTGTATGATCCGACCAGAATCATGCCGATGGTAAAATCTTTGGCAAAGGCCAGACCGGGCATGAGTGTCAGTGTCAGCAGGGCTGTACACAATGCCATGGTAAACCGTTTCATCCTCTCCTCCGTGTGCATTGTCTGTCGATGACGAATTGATGTCGTGTTTGGCAGACGATTCTATAGTTTTTCGAGTATGCCATAAAAAATAGAAAATCGCGGGAGACATCAAAGAATGCCTCCCGTAAAAAAACATCTTTGAACCGGAAACCGGGGTTGTGTCAACAAATTCGTGTTCCCCGTGGTGAATCTCAGAGTGTGGGAAAGGGATAAATGGGAAGCAAATATGGGGCTGGAAGAGGATTTATCCCCTTGACCACAGCCGTTTGATGTTCTAACGAGGGAATTGTCACCGATACATGACGTTTTTTGCAGAAGCGCGATCCTTTTGGGGAAGCCGCGCCATCTGCATCTTTTTTTATATACATTGACGTTTGAATTGAGAGAGGTTTCAAAAATGGATCGTATTCCCATTTCAAAAGAAGGGCACGAAAAGATCACTCAGGAACTGGCCGATTTGAAGGCGCAGCGTCCGGCCATCATTCAGGCCATTGCGGAGGCACGTGAAGAGGGGGACCTCAGTGAAAACGCCGGGTACGATGCGGCTCGCGAGCGTCAGGGGATGCTCGAAGCTCGTATCTCCTACATCAATTCGAGGATGCCGTTATTCGATGTCCTTGATTTGAATACCCTTGGCGGTGAACGAGCCATCTTCGGCTCCACTGTCGAAGTGGAGGATATCGACACTGAGGAAGTGCGGACCTTTACCCTGCTTGGACCGGACGACGCGGACCACAAACATGGTTCCATTTCCGTCCTGTCTCCCATGGGCCAGGCCATTCTTGGCAAGGAAGAGGGGGAAGAGGTTATTGTTGATGCGCCGCGTGGCCGCATCGAGTACGAGATTCTGTCTGTCAAATTCCTTGGCTCGGCAGGATTGCCCAAATAGCGGGCATATTGCTTTGTCTTCGGACAAAGACCGTGTACATTCGCCCCATCGCACATGCGGTGGGGCTTTCTTTTGAGGCTCATGCTGCATTCTGCATACTCTTTATATGATAATGGAACCGATTAAATTAACGGGTGAATATGACCCCTCCCCTGCCTGTCGGGGCATGTGCGCCCAGTGCGGGAAAGAGCATGTTGTGCCCATTGGTCCCGCCCGTGAGCCGGCCATGGCCCTTTTGCGAACCATGGAGCGGGAACGTCGTATCGATTTGTCCGTGCCAGCCGATCAGGCTGATCCCCGGTTAACCATCGACTATCTGTACGGTCCGGCCCGTGGGCAGATGTTCGGTGTGCTTGTGGTTCGTGACCAGTCCGGGAATACCGGGGTACTCAAGGCCTTTTCCGGGCAGTACAATTCCCTCTGGCAAGTGGATGGCTGGGTTGATCCATTGCTTGATGTGCAGCGATTTTATCGAGAAACCCGGGATGCGGAACGGCATATCAAGCGGTTGGGCCGCGATATTGTGGCCTTGCCCGATGGGTCTCCGCAACGGCGGTCGCTGGTTGCTGTGCGGAAAAAGGCGTCGCAGACGCTGATGCGGGAAATTCATGGCATGTTCATGGTGTCCAATTTTCGGGGAGAGCGTGTGCCCTTGCCGCAGGCAGTGTATGGCTCGGAGGGAATTCCCACCGGGACCGGGGATTGTTGCGCGCCCAAGTTGCTCAATCACGCGGCCATGCACGGGCTGATCCCTCTGGGATTGGCTGAATTCTATTGTGGACGGACCAATCGGTCCGAAACCAGACACCATGGCGAGATTTATCCATCGTGTCTGCATAAATGTGGCCGTATTCTTGGATATATGGTGTGCGGTCTGGAGGAACGGGAATGACGGATGCATTGACTCTCGATGTCCTGCATGTGGATAAATATATTGTAGTCGTCAACAAACCAAGCGGTCTGTTGTCGGTGCCGGGCAAAGGCGAGGCCAATCAGGATTGCGTGGTTTCCCGGGTACGGGCCATGTTCCCAAATTGTATTGAACAACCGTCGGTGCATCGACTCGATCAGGATACTTCCGGGCTGCTTGTTTTGGCTCGGACAACCGACGCCCATCGCACCTTGTCCAAGCAATTCATGGATCGGTTGGTGGGTAAGCGGTATATTGCTTTGCTGGACGGCGTTGTTGAGGAATCCGGTGGGATGATCGAGTTGCAATTCCGTTTGGACCCGGACAATCGTCCGCATCAGATTTATGATCCGGTCAACGGCAAAAACGGGATCACCCGGTGGCGCAAGCTCGGTATTGAAAACGGTCGGACCCGTGTCGAATTCAAACCACACACCGGCCGGACGCATCAGTTGCGGCTGCATTCTTCCCATGAAAAAGGACTTGGATTCCCCATTGTCGGCGATCGCTTATATGGCACCGGGACCAAACCAGGACAGCTCAAGCTTCATGCCTCCACATTGCGTTTCAGACATCCGGTCACCAAGAAGCCCATGGAATTCATGACTCCCGCTCCATTTTGATCTCCAACCCAAGAGAATTCTTTAAAAATCCCTTTTCCGCACACGGGCATGATGGTATCCACTGTCCGCGGAACATATGGGTGTGAATGAGAAGTTTCCGTCTTTGCAAAATTGTTATATTGTCACGTTTGAAATAGCGAAAATATACAATTTTGTAGTATTTTTTTGTGAATACACAGTGAGAAAAATGCATAACTCATTGTTTATCAATGATTTTTATATATTGGCATGATCCTTGTTAATAAAAGCCACAAAGAGCGATATCAAGGGTGAGGTACCCTGCCGTCCGACTTACGTTGGAAAATCCATATTTACCTGCCTGAAGGAGCATTGAAATGAGTGGATATCAGACACGTCAGAACGCCATAGCCGCAGTGACAAATTATACCCCTACTGTGGAGCCGTTGAATTTTTCCGAGACCTCGCCGACTGAGGTTTTCGGGTCCAACGTGTTCGGTGACAAGGTTATGAAGAACATGTTGCCCAAGGACATTTACAAGTCCTTGATGGCCACTAAAGAATCCGGTGAGGAAATGGACCCGGCCATTGCCGGACCGATCGCCGCAGCCATGAAGGAATGGGCCATTTCCAAGGGGGCGACCCATTACACCCACGTTTTTTATCCGTTGACCGGCTTGACTGCTGAAAAGCATGACGGATTCCTGTCTCCTGACGGCAATGGTGGGGCCATCGCCGAATTTGACGCCAAGCTGCTCATTCAGGGTGAGCCTGATGCGTCTTCTTTCCCTTCCGGTGGATTGCGTGCCACGTTCGAAGCCCGCGGGTATACTGCATGGGACGTGACCAACCCTGC
This window encodes:
- a CDS encoding ATP-binding cassette domain-containing protein translates to MIVLKDIHKHYGRVRANDGISLTLEPGRIYALVGENGAGKSTLMRVLAGHTRPTSGTLDIGGETISYLTPSLAREKGVGMLYQDPLDFPAMPVWENFQLGAPKRSKQEVVDVIGELSYRLDACFLPDEPVSSLTVGERQLLELLRLLDLGATTLILDEPTTGITPEQKQDLFDLLMKLAKEEGHTIILVTHKLSEAFEMADSIFIMRQGALVATLEPPYDEKELVHLMFGDAADGEIAALPDVPSDDVPPRLTLRNTLFAGPKYSMGNLNFTARPGECIGLAGLDGSGQELFLRGLCGLDRMPGGTLALDSTTYRSNDFATLRKAGVQFVPADRLQMALFPALNLMEHITLAFPDKKGDLTEFYQSQCVDEFNLRAHPETQAIELSGGNQQRLLLSLIPNETRLLLMEHPTRGLDAGSARQVWNHLKGRCANGSTLIFFSPDLDEVLEHSHRVIVFYDRAIAAVVEGDDICMDVIGALMAGKSMKDIKESTR
- a CDS encoding BMP family ABC transporter substrate-binding protein; the protein is MKRFTMALCTALLTLTLMPGLAFAKDFTIGMILVGSYNDKGYSQAQYEGGKYVEAHMDGAKLIYLDKVNPGDRPGLTVPQIVDDLVEKGADLIIAGSDDMKDGILEAAAMHPDKTFVHTSGDSVWSGKAPKNLGNFFGKMEYSKMMAGFTAAMTTQTGKIGVVGPLVNEETRRLMSSAYLGAAYAWTHVRGKDLKDLSFNVKWIGFWFNIPGVTSDPTQVAGSLFDSGCDVLISGIDTPEVVTVAKQRKAAGKKVWALPYDYEKACEGQGDVCLGVPYFNWGPSFLRIAQEVVNGTYKPGFVWESPYWEDINNQDKSLVGFMPGEGMTAETQKALDTFVADLGSGKLELFTGPLNYQDGTPFLKAGEKATDKQIWYMDQLLEGMEGISSAK
- the greA gene encoding transcription elongation factor GreA — its product is MDRIPISKEGHEKITQELADLKAQRPAIIQAIAEAREEGDLSENAGYDAARERQGMLEARISYINSRMPLFDVLDLNTLGGERAIFGSTVEVEDIDTEEVRTFTLLGPDDADHKHGSISVLSPMGQAILGKEEGEEVIVDAPRGRIEYEILSVKFLGSAGLPK
- a CDS encoding RluA family pseudouridine synthase; this translates as MTDALTLDVLHVDKYIVVVNKPSGLLSVPGKGEANQDCVVSRVRAMFPNCIEQPSVHRLDQDTSGLLVLARTTDAHRTLSKQFMDRLVGKRYIALLDGVVEESGGMIELQFRLDPDNRPHQIYDPVNGKNGITRWRKLGIENGRTRVEFKPHTGRTHQLRLHSSHEKGLGFPIVGDRLYGTGTKPGQLKLHASTLRFRHPVTKKPMEFMTPAPF